A genomic stretch from Falco naumanni isolate bFalNau1 chromosome 6, bFalNau1.pat, whole genome shotgun sequence includes:
- the VNN1 gene encoding pantetheinase isoform X2 has product MLPSQPLLHAAVFALAALQALASDTFIAAVYEHAVILPDATDEPVSPDEALALMNRNMDVLEGAIKEATQQGAHIIVTPEDGIYGWLFTRETIYPYLEDIPDPAVNWIPCTDPTRYGPAPVQERLSCMARNNSIYVVANIGDKKPCNSSDPGCPSDGRYQYNTDVVFDPEGKLVARYHKYNLFRRETQFNYPKEPEAITFETPFGKFGIFTCFDILFREPAVVLVSELQVDTVLFPTAWMNVLPFLTAVEFHSAWAMGMGVNLLSANTHNTNFAMTGSGLFTPEGPAAYHYDSETEEGRLLLAELSARPRLSPTYPPTINWSSYATSIKKFPEEKDTFLGAVRRDIFTFSELRLKAGNHTVCQGDLCCHLVYQMSNKSKDEVYVLGAFDGLHGSLIKYHWQICTLLKCKSTDRNTCGQPVETAQTKFEMFSLSGTFGTNYVFPEVLYSGVQLAPGEFEVLCDGRLKSKHGTSKPLITVTLFGRLYEKDLPHPLRTSQ; this is encoded by the exons ATGCTCCCGTCCCAGCCTCTCCTGCACGCTGCAGTGTTTGCACTCGCAGCCCTTCAGGCCCTTGCCTCCGACACCTTCATTGCAGCCGTCTATGAGCACGCGGTCATCCTGCCAGATGCCACTGATGAGCCTGTTTCTCCCGACGAAGCTTTGGCCCTGATGAACAGGAACATGGATGTCTTGGAAGGAGCCATCAAGGAAGCCACCCAGCAG GGCGCCCACATCATTGTGACTCCTGAAGATGGCATTTACGGCTGGCTTTTCACGAGAGAAACCATCTACCCCTACCTGGAGGATATCCCTGATCCAGCGGTGAACTGGATTCCTTGCACCGACCCCACAAG ATATGGTCCAGCACCAGTGCAGGAACGCCTCAGCTGCATGGCCAGGAATAACTCCATCTATGTGGTTGCAAACATTGGGGACAAGAAGCCGTGTAACTCCAGTGATCCTGGCTGCCCAAGTGATGGTCGCTATCAGTACAATACTGATGTCGTCTTTGACCCAGAGGGGAAACTAGTGGCTCGTTACCACAAG TACAATCTGTTTAGAAGAGAAACTCAGTTTAATTACCCCAAAGAGCCAGAAGCCATCACCTTTGAGACCCCCTTTGGGAAGTTTGGCATTTTCACTTGCTTTGACATCCTTTTCCGTGAGCCTGCCGTGGTCCTGGTGAGTGAGTTGCAGGTGGACACCGTGCTCTTCCCGACAGCTTGGATGAACGTCCTGCCGTTTCTGACTGCGGTTGAGTTTCACTCTGCCTGGGCTATGGGCATGGGTGTCAATTTACTTTCAGCAAATACTCACAACACCAACTTTGCAATGACAG GCAGTGGGCTGTTCACGCCAGAAGGACCGGCCGCCTACCATTACGACAGCGAGACTGAGGAAGGACGTCTCCTGCTAGCAGAACTGAGCGCACGCCCCCGTCTTTCCCCCACCTACCCTCCTACCATCAACTGGAGCTCATACGCCACAAGCATCAAGaaatttccagaagaaaaagacactTTTCTGGGAGCTGTCCGGCGGGATATATTCACTTTCAGTGAACTCAGGCTCAAAGCTGGAAATCACACAGTTTGCCAAGGAGACCTCTGCTGTCATTTGGTCTATCAGATGTCAAACAAGAGCAAAGATGAAGTTTATGTCCTGGGTGCATTTGATGGGCTTCACGGTTCTCTCATAAAATACCATTGGCAG ATATGCACGCTGCTCAAGTGCAAGAGCACAGACCGGAACACATGCGGGCAGCCCGTGGAGACAGCTCAGACCAAGTTTGAGATGTTCTCCCTCAGCGGCACGTTTGGCACCAATTACGTCTTTCCAGAAGTCTTGTACAGCGGGGTGCAGCTGGCCCCCGGGGAGTTTGAG GTGCTATGTGATGGACGTTTGAAAAGTAAGCATGGCACATCGAAACCACTCATAACAGTGACCCTTTTTGGAAGGCTTTACGAAAAGGACCTGCCACACCCTCTGCGAACCTCCCAGTAA